The following nucleotide sequence is from Planctomycetia bacterium.
TCTAACTCGCGGCCCGCATCCACGCGGCGATCGATCAGCACAAACAACGATTGCGCATCGGCAAAACGCCGCAGCGCATCGCGCAACGCGGCGCCAGACCAAGTGACCGATGCGGGCTGCCGCCAGGCCGCCGCTTCTGCGGCGCGACACGTCGCAGCGCGATTGATCGCCAGCATGAGGATCGCCGCCAGCAGCGCGCAGGCGACTCGCACCCGTGATAAGCAAAAAAAATGGCGAAATAGGCCAATTGCGCGCTTTGCAATTGGCGCGAATTGCGTGAAATTCTGATGTCGCATGCGCAGCATGAACGGCCGCCGATGCGTTCCCAACCAGGGAACCGTGAAATTCGATTGGCCCGGCGCTTTTTGGTTGGCTGGATGGATGGTCATGGTTACACTCAGGGCTAAGGCCAGGACGACGCGGCAGGGAAGGAGCGTGTGGGCCGTTCCTTTTCGCTCCAAGTCGGGAGCTCGTTTCGCTCGGTCAGTCCTGGTCGTCGAAGCGAATGGAAGTTAGCGAGGCGCGGCGATCATTGGGTCGTCGCACCGGGGATGGATCGGCAAGTCGGGCAGTCGCTCAAGTTCTTTGCACTTCGGAGTCGCACCATGAGCAGTCCCTCGATGCGCATCGCGCTGCTGCAGGGCTACTACCAAGCCTACCTGACGAACCCGGATTCCGCCAAGTTCATCAAGAAGGTTTCGCAGCGCTATACGCTTGGCACGCTGGAGCGACTCAGCGCGCATGGCAGCCCGACCGTGCGGCGCTCGGCCGTCCTGGCGCTCGGTTTCCTGGCCGACTACGATTCCAACCAGGTGCTCGGCCGCTGCCTGCAAGACAAGGACCGCGCCGTTCGCACGCTGGCCGAAAACGCCATTCGCAACGTCTGGCGCCGCTCCGGCAGCGACGAGCAACGTGAATTGCTGGAATCGGTCATCCGCCTGAACGCCGCCCAGCGTTTTCACGAAGCCATCGTGCGGGCCACCGAACTCATTGAGCAGGCCCCCTGGTTCGCCGAAGCCTGGAACCAACGCGCCGTGGCGTACTTCCAGGGCGGCCGGCACAAGGAATCGATCCGCGACTGCCATCAGGCGCTCGAAATCA
It contains:
- a CDS encoding tetratricopeptide repeat protein; translation: MSSPSMRIALLQGYYQAYLTNPDSAKFIKKVSQRYTLGTLERLSAHGSPTVRRSAVLALGFLADYDSNQVLGRCLQDKDRAVRTLAENAIRNVWRRSGSDEQRELLESVIRLNAAQRFHEAIVRATELIEQAPWFAEAWNQRAVAYFQGGRHKESIRDCHQALEINPYHFLAAAGMGQCHLHLSNHSDALESFKRALRLCPDLEGVRANVVYLERSLKRKKN